In Oryza brachyantha chromosome 1, ObraRS2, whole genome shotgun sequence, the following are encoded in one genomic region:
- the LOC102701662 gene encoding TOM1-like protein 9 has translation MAGAMVDRATSDMLIGPDWAKNMEICDICNRDPGQSKDVVKALKKRIGHKNPKVQLLALTLLETAIKNCGDIFHMHVAERDVLHEMVKIVKKKSDQQVKEKVLVMIDTWQEAFGGPRARYPQYYAAYHDLVRAGAAFPKRSERPAPLLNGQAQAGRNVRSPDQQDEAESSAVNDFPALSMSEIQNARGIMDVLAEMLNALDPGNREGLRQEVIVELVDQCRTYKQRVVQVVNGTTDEELMSQGLALNDDLQRVLAKHDAIAAGIAVRVEKKPKSLQALVDTEDSMNQDSKKEQALVDIEDPTTQDSNKELNQSVGEQSPFEQLALPAPPMSNGSATPAPKSDPGDLLSWDDNPSTAENSLALVPVTDPVIDSTSSQNALAIVDIFSQNNTNNSAKPADPFGVNSSSTLPGSQPYNAPTQHPLQAQQPQPVGLYPNGGAVNPGTSYDQSSQFNHTNPGWNGQIANHATPPAQQTVNYDDQSGALPPPPWEAQSVASSDMSNGQLGGMHSHPVSNGQFGGMPSLPTPPPNQIGGMQSLHPQMNHMGAPQAQPMYNHQPGAMLPPAMQPSQPAVTQMQPGYGNQFGSLPQQPMPGMQFAGMQPSPMLPGAQPVMMYGQTMPGLQFAVMPQPRMYGPQMSQYRLVQQQAAQYYSNSQARPTYYSAMNDLSQKMYGLSTQDNYMGMNSSSYSTTPSSSSSMGQPIKTSKPEDKLFGDLLSIAKTKQNKA, from the exons CTCTTGGAAACTGCAATCAAGAACTGTGGGGATATATTCCACATGCATGTTGCAGAAAGAGACGTGTTGCATGAGATGGTGAAGATAGTGAAGAAAAAG TCTGATCAGCAAGTCAAAGAGAAGGTGTTAGTAATGATAGATACATGGCAAGAGGCATTTGGAGGACCACGTGCAAGATATCCACAATACTATGCAGCGTACCATGACTTGGTG CGTGCTGGCGCTGCATTCCCCAAGAGATCAGAACGACCTGCACCATTGTTAAACGGCCAGGCTCAAGCAGGCAGAAATGTGCGTAGTCCTGATCAACAGGATGAAGCTGAATCTTCTGCTGTAAATGACTTTCCTGCGTTGAG CATGTCAGAGATTCAGAATGCTCGTGGTATAATGGATGTTTTAGCCGAGATGCTGAATGCTTTAGACCCTGGAAACAGAGAG GGACTAAGGCAGGAGGTAATTGTGGAGCTTGTTGATCAGTGCCGCACCTACAAGCAGAGAGTGGTACAAGTAGTTAATGGTACAAC GGATGAGGAACTTATGTCACAAGGGCTTGCACTAAATGATGACTTGCAACGTGTTCTAGCAAAGCACGATGCAATTGCTGCAGGCATTGCAGTTCGAGTGGAGAAAAAACCCAAGTCTCTGCAAGCACTTGTAGACACGGAGGATTCCATGAACCAAGACTCTAAGAAAGAGCAGGCACTTGTAGATATTGAGGATCCTACAACCCAAGACTCTAATAAAGAACTAAACCAAAG TGTGGGTGAGCAGTCACCATTTGAGCAACTAGCGCTTCCAGCACCTCCAATGTCGAATGGCTCAGCAACACCAGCACCAAAATCTGATCCTGGTGATCTTCTTAGTTGGGATGACAACCCATCTACAGCAGAAAATTCACTAGCGCTTGTACCAGTCACTGATCCAGTGATTGACTCTACTTCAAGTCAAAATGCACTAGCTATCGTTGACATATTTTCTCAAAACAACACCAACAACAGTGCCAAACCAGCTGACCCCTTTGGTGTCAATTCAAGTTCCACTCTTCCTGGATCACAGCCATACAATGCTCCAACCCAGCATCCTCTGCAAGCACAGCAGCCTCAGCCAGTGGGGCTCTATCCTAATGGGGGAGCTGTGAACCCTGGAACATCTTACGACCAGTCATCCCAGTTTAATCACACAAATCCTGGGTGGAATGGTCAAATTGCGAACCATGCAACACCTCCAGCACAGCAAACAGTGAATTATG ATGATCAAAGTGGAGCCCTTCCACCACCTCCTTGGGAAGCCCAGTCAGTTGCAAGCAGCGACATGTCAAATGGCCAATTGGGAGGCATGCATTCTCACCCGGTGTCAAATGGCCAGTTCGGAGGTATGCCATCTCTCCCTACGCCACCACCAAACCAGATCGGTGGGATGCAGTCACTGCACCCGCAGATGAACCATATGGGAGCTCCACAGGCCCAGCCAATGTACAACCACCAACCGGGAGCGATGCTACCTCCAGCCATGCAACCCAGCCAACCGGCTGTAACACAGATGCAACCAGGCTATGGAAACCAGTTTGGTTCTCTGCCACAGCAGCCCATGCCAGGGATGCAATTCGCCGGAATGCAACCTTCGCCAATGCTCCCAGGAGCACAGCCAGTCATGATGTATGGACAGACGATGCCAGGTCTACAGTTCGCAGTCATGCCGCAACCACGAATGTATGGTCCCCAGATGTCCCAATACCGGCTTGTGCAGCAGCAAGCTGCACAATACTACAGCAACAGCCAGGCGAGGCCAACATACTACTCTGCTATGAATGACCTCTCCCAGAAAATGTATGGCCTTTCCACGCAAGACAACTACATGGGGATGAACAGCTCGTCCTACTCGACAACAccttcatcatcatcttccatGGGGCAACCTATAAAGACATCCAAGCCTGAGGACAAGCTGTTTGGAGATCTTCTTAGCATTGCCAAGACAAAGCAGAACAAAGCTTAA